Genomic DNA from Methanofollis sp. W23:
CGAACGCGAGGATGAGGGTCAAGCATCGATCCAGTTCTGAGATGATATTTTCATCGCGTATGTGTGAGGCGGGCGCTCGCCTCATGAAATATTCTACAAGACCTGGAAAATCTTTTTTTCTCGCGAAAGGGCAGGGTGAACGCGTTGTCGCTGTTCCAACTTATCCGGTGAGTTCGACCTCGCCTGCCGCGAGCGGACGGCAGCAGATCCTGCCGTTATGGACATCTCTCATCACGGCATCGATCTTTCGGGAAACATCTGCGCGGTAATACGCCTCACCGCACCGATCGCAGATGTAAGCAGGAACATCTTTGATGACGATGATCTTGTCTCCGACCCTCGCGATGAACTCAGTTTTCCCTTCGTGCAGGGTTCCTTTACAGAACGTGCACCTTTCTGGAATCATTCTCTCTTCCTCCTTGTTCGTGTATCGGTCCAGTGTTCGTCATCCGGCATGGAGGCGGTGATCACCCTGAGGTGGTCTGTGCAGATCCCGAGTACTACGTGATAGGGACGGTCCCCTATAAAACCGAGCATGAGCCGGGACGGGCAGGGCTCATCGTCGGGATATGATTCGATCACCTCGCCGCTCCTGATCACCAGAGAGATCATCGGTGGAGATGTTGCGCGCAAACATCCTGACCCGGGCGTGATGGGAGATGATGACCGAATCCTGGTCAAGCAATGCAGTGATCTTTTCTCTGTCGTGATTCACATGCTCTCTCCGGTGTATGTCTGCTCTCTCTCGCGGATACGAAAATGTTCTCATTTTATCCTGGGCGGGAAGATGCCGACGCGATCTGACCGGGAAGGTGCTCGTTCAGAAGACCTGAAGATGCGAGTGATGGATCAGATGTGCCGTCCCTATCACAGGATCTTTGCCGCCATATCACGTCCGGGGCGGCACTACTCTTCCCCTGAAAAGAGTTCCAGGATGATCTCTCACTCAAAATTCTCTGGCCGAGGAGGCATTCGACGGATTCTATAGATCCGCCCGTCCATGGTCACGTCGACACGGAGTGTTTCGAGTGGTTCGTCGGTGTTGATGGTGGAACGCTCGATGGAGACAACATAGAACTCTTTGGGATAATCCGGGTCTGAGATACTGAGCGTCGAGGCATCGAGCGTTCTGACCGAGATCTGGAACGAGACATTATTGATTGCTTCGGGAACTCATGGATGAGAAAGAGCAATAATAACAGCATCTGATCGAGAGATCGGTTCTGTAGAAGAATTGTCGTCATATTCAGATGGATTCATGGGCTGTTCCTGAACGCACCCGGCACAGTAAATAAAGAGGACGAGGAGGAGTGCGATCACTCCTCCTCTCCTTCGGTCACGCGATCCATGCGTGGGACAGGGAACACTCGGAATGGTCCTTGCCTTCAATGACCCTGAGACTATGGGTGTTCATATCTCTGGTGGCGGGATAAAATTGTTGACCTGGCTCTGGAGAATCCCTCGGTTACTCCTGGGATGGATTCGACTGAACGGCGTTCCCACAGCCCCACACCGGGGGCTCCCTCGAAAATAGAGATTTCTCAAGCCCGCTCGCGCTCGCAGTCCTCGGA
This window encodes:
- a CDS encoding type II toxin-antitoxin system MqsA family antitoxin; amino-acid sequence: MIPERCTFCKGTLHEGKTEFIARVGDKIIVIKDVPAYICDRCGEAYYRADVSRKIDAVMRDVHNGRICCRPLAAGEVELTG
- a CDS encoding DUF4258 domain-containing protein translates to MISLVIRSGEVIESYPDDEPCPSRLMLGFIGDRPYHVVLGICTDHLRVITASMPDDEHWTDTRTRRKRE